The following proteins come from a genomic window of Notolabrus celidotus isolate fNotCel1 unplaced genomic scaffold, fNotCel1.pri scaffold_215_arrow_ctg1, whole genome shotgun sequence:
- the LOC117809051 gene encoding adenylate cyclase type 8-like isoform X2, whose amino-acid sequence MFASIPGFADFYSQTEMNNQGVECLRLLNEIIADFDEQCEDKWGHLCALADFAIALKESIQEINKHSFNNFELRIGMAHGSVVAGVIGAKKPQYDIWGKTVNLSSRMDSTGVSGKIQVPEDTYLILKERGFAFEYRGEIYVKGISEQEGKIRTHFLLSRVQPNPLILQPRKITGQYSLAAVVLGLVQSLNRQKQKQILTRTTTRAHEGAPPLQPEDVISARWLRGGRGASHRSGG is encoded by the exons CATCCCGGGCTTCGCAGACTTCTACTCTCAGACAGAGATGAATAACCAGGGAGTCGAGTGCCTCAGGCTCCTCAACGAAATTATTGCAGATTTTGACGAG CAATGTGAAGATAAATGGGGTCACCTGTGTGCGTTGGCCGACTTCGCCATCGCCCTGAAAGAGAGCATCCAGGAGATCAACAAGCACTCGTTCAACAACTTCGAGCTGAGGATCG GGATGGCTCACGGCTCCGTGGTGGCGGGCGTGATCGGCGCGAAGAAGCCtcagtacgacatctggggGAAGACGGTGAACCTGTCCAGTCGGATGGACAGCACGGGGGTCAGCGGTAAGATCCAGGTGCCCGAGGACACCTACCTGATCCTGAAGGAGCGCGGCTTCGCCTTCGAGTACCGCGGGGAGATCTACGTGAAGGGCATCAGCGAGCAGGAGGGCAAGATCCGAACGCACTTCCTGCTGAGCCGCGTGCAGCCCAACCCGCTCATCCTGCAGCCGCGCAAGATCACCGGCCAGTACTCGCTGGCGGCCGTGGTGCTGGGCCTGGTGCAGTCGCTCAACAggcagaagcagaagcagatcCTCACGAGAACAACAACTCGGGCTCATGAAGGGGCACCACCACTACAACCGGAGGACGTTATTAGCGCCCGGTGGCTccgaggggggaggggggcatCACACCGAAGTGGCGGATAA
- the LOC117809051 gene encoding adenylate cyclase type 8-like isoform X1, producing the protein MFASIPGFADFYSQTEMNNQGVECLRLLNEIIADFDELLGEERFQDIEKIKTIGSTYMAVSGLSPEKQQCEDKWGHLCALADFAIALKESIQEINKHSFNNFELRIGMAHGSVVAGVIGAKKPQYDIWGKTVNLSSRMDSTGVSGKIQVPEDTYLILKERGFAFEYRGEIYVKGISEQEGKIRTHFLLSRVQPNPLILQPRKITGQYSLAAVVLGLVQSLNRQKQKQILTRTTTRAHEGAPPLQPEDVISARWLRGGRGASHRSGG; encoded by the exons CATCCCGGGCTTCGCAGACTTCTACTCTCAGACAGAGATGAATAACCAGGGAGTCGAGTGCCTCAGGCTCCTCAACGAAATTATTGCAGATTTTGACGAG CTGCTCGGTGAGGAACGGTTCCAGGACATCGAGAAGATCAAGACCATCGGCAGCACCTACATGGCCGTGTCTGGTCTGTCCCCCGAGAAGCAG CAATGTGAAGATAAATGGGGTCACCTGTGTGCGTTGGCCGACTTCGCCATCGCCCTGAAAGAGAGCATCCAGGAGATCAACAAGCACTCGTTCAACAACTTCGAGCTGAGGATCG GGATGGCTCACGGCTCCGTGGTGGCGGGCGTGATCGGCGCGAAGAAGCCtcagtacgacatctggggGAAGACGGTGAACCTGTCCAGTCGGATGGACAGCACGGGGGTCAGCGGTAAGATCCAGGTGCCCGAGGACACCTACCTGATCCTGAAGGAGCGCGGCTTCGCCTTCGAGTACCGCGGGGAGATCTACGTGAAGGGCATCAGCGAGCAGGAGGGCAAGATCCGAACGCACTTCCTGCTGAGCCGCGTGCAGCCCAACCCGCTCATCCTGCAGCCGCGCAAGATCACCGGCCAGTACTCGCTGGCGGCCGTGGTGCTGGGCCTGGTGCAGTCGCTCAACAggcagaagcagaagcagatcCTCACGAGAACAACAACTCGGGCTCATGAAGGGGCACCACCACTACAACCGGAGGACGTTATTAGCGCCCGGTGGCTccgaggggggaggggggcatCACACCGAAGTGGCGGATAA